A portion of the Caenorhabditis elegans chromosome III genome contains these proteins:
- the pha-1 gene encoding F-box domain-containing protein (Confirmed by transcript evidence), translated as MNTPNSSCTILFENLYDNDLALKLFNNRTIVDNILRNVKGDINNRLELRVSHRGAFSAETIFSGNLVSLMPLHRSYTIFKPRLTSFQLVNKSFNLAAIHVIRKENRTVVFHKFNRCDRLHKISPCPDCSVHLNSVKLNKKNIFQYARFLKQTMKIMVIKIRIEDSKRVCCMITDVHQVIHKSLIGSDYDKVEEFVGIDQISFSTCIPCEKIAANCKVFGPVQNDMFNAILRLKHHYDVLQVKDMRLYKLMILNKEDPTVVEDFINSNITCSKLTIFLMYMYEKEAFGYSLPREFLDLLIKKWNVKTVEIVPRQDQPIPYYFHCNTDFIVPKAKFYVDYWTQPRSKYTLDGVEIDLQLTKVVEQQIKNRKSLFDNFIANARRIFPSNKITVRFSKEVCQEMMSQGNVEDFISGIILMTQKDAQPNSHISLKLYPEEVDAPLIDSFLRENFEKKFDSWNLETVSDSSANLPAEKCYQFFNQSTNCKIIFYICC; from the exons ATGAATACTCCTAATTCAAGCTGCACAAtccttttcgaaaatttatac GACAATGATCTCGCCTTGAAATTGTTTAACAATCGAACAATCGTCGACAATATTCTGAGAAATGTGAAAGGCGATATAAACAATCGACTGGAGCTTCGTGTAAGTCATCGGGGAGCTTTCTCTGCTGAAACCATTTTCTCGGGAAATTTAGTTTCCTTAATGCCCTTGCACCGTAGTTACACAATATTTAAACCAAGACTAACCAGTTTTCAGTTAGTCAACAAATCATTCAATTTGGCAGCCATTCATGTGATTCGAAAAGAGAATCGAACTGTGGTATTTCACAAGTTTAATCGTTGTGACAGACTCCATAAAATTTCTCCATGTCCAGATTGTTCAGTCCACTTGAATTCTGTGAAGCttaataagaaaaacataTTCCAATATGCAAG GTTCTTAAAACAAACCATGAAGATTATGGTAATCAAAATACGAATCGAAGACTCAAAAAGAGTATGCTGTATGATTACCGATGTTCATCAAGTTATTCATAAATCATTGATAGGTTCAGATT atGATAAGGTTGAAGAATTTGTTGGTATTGATCAAATATCTTTTTCTACATGTATTCCATGTGAAAAGATAGCTGCAAATTGCAAAGTATTCGGACCAGTTCAAAATGACATGTTCAATGCTATTCTGAGACTAAAACACCATTATGATGTTTTACAGGTCAAAGACAT gaGACTCTACAAATTAATGATACTTAACAAAGAAGATCCGACAGTAGTTGAAGACTTTATCAATTCGAATATCACATGCtcaaaattaaccatttttcTAATGTATATGTACGAAAAGGAGGCATTTGGATACTCTCTACCAAGGGAGTTTCTGGATTTATTGATTAAGAAATGGAATGTGAAAACTGTGGAGATTGTTCCAAGACAAGACCAACCAATACCTTACTATTTCCATTGTAACACTGATTTTATTGTGCCAAAAGCCAAGTTTTATGTGGATTACTGGACTCAACCAAGGTCAAAATACACATTGGATGGCGTTGAAATTGATCTACAACTCACAAAAGTAGTCGAACAACAAATAAAGAATCGGAAATCACTATTCGATAATTTTATTGCCAACGCTCGCAGAATCTTTCCCAGCAATAAGATCACTGTAAGATTCTCGAAGGAAGTTTGCCAAGAGATGATGAGTCAAGGAAATGTTGAAGATTTTATATCGGGAATAATATTGATGACTCAAAAGGATGCTCAACCTAACTCGCATATATCTCTCAAATTATATCCTGAAGAAGTAGATGCCCCTTTAATTGATTCGTTTCTAcgtgaaaatttcgagaagaAATTTGATTCTTGGAACCTCGAAACCGTTTCAGACAGTTCTGCAAATCTCCCAGCAGAAAAATGTTATCAGTTTTTCAACCAGTCAACAAATTGtaagattattttttatatttgttgCTAA
- the fbxa-128 gene encoding DUF38 domain-containing protein (Confirmed by transcript evidence), whose translation MEPSTSVNQSGNQESGTQYPSTTPKLLRYFICMNSVDSKRIAIRILNDVPKLFIGASCSHRKGAGALVYKSVENGCIVEFGTEQRFVEGGNSFKLAFDDLEEVIRFFKYSLESLEVLLDEKVGMENRNLCISSILGGLSMHVSSLSLRGLSSKEMMLIISKCESGVLESIHLGNCNMLCSLNEICQLEQWKMTKSLNAHGGKFSVDSIQHLFHFTEFTITLDTLSTEDAINVRDVLVKSSNFLHCYIHLPFLNIQEIATIFKPDFSNHSAETFTMTLKETVNEFIIDMSPYHFKITNILHSF comes from the exons atggAGCCATCAACGTCAGTCAATCAATCTGGGAATCAGGAAAGTGGGACTCAATATCC atCCACCACACCAAAACTCTTAAGATATTTCATTTGTATGAACAGTGTGGATTCTAAAAGAATTGCTATCAGAATACTAAACGACGTCCCGAAACTGTTTATCGGAGCAAGTTGCTCACATCGGAAAGGTGCCGGAGCACTTGTTTATAAAAGTGTGGAAAATGGTTGCATTGTGGAGTTCGGAACTGAGCAACGATTTGTGGAAGGTGGAAATAGTTTCAAGTTGGCTTTTGATGATTTGGAGGAAgttatcagatttttcaaatattcactGGAATCTTTGGAGGTTTTACTCGATGAAAAAGTTGGCATGGAAAACCGCAATTTGTGCATTTCATCTATTCTGGGTGGTTTATCGATGCACGTATCTAGCTTGTCACTTCGTGGCTTGTCTTCCAAAGAAATGATGTTAATAATATCGAAATGTGAATCTGGAGTACTGGAAAGTATTCACTTGGGAAACTGTAATATGCTTTGTTCATTAAATGAAATTTGCCAACTGGAACAATGGAAAATGACAAAGTCACTCAATGCTCATGGAGGGAAATTTTCTGTGGATTCTATACAACACTTGTTTCATTTCACAGAGTTTACTATCACTCTAGATACATTATCCACAGAAGACGCCATCAATGTTAGAGAT gtgcTCGTCAAATCGTCCAATTTTTTGCACTGTTACATCCATCTCCCATTCTTAAACATTCAAGAAATCgctacaattttcaaacctgACTTTTCCAATCACTCTGCTGAAACATTCACAATGACACTTAAGGAAACAGTTAATGAATTTATTATTGACATGAGTCCCTACCACTTCAAGATTACCAATATACTTCATTCCTTTTAA
- the pola-1 gene encoding DNA polymerase (Confirmed by transcript evidence): MSDSENHAESDVRRSSRRCGVSQKKSKELSAIEQLKLARSTGKAYRPELDVEDVYDTVDDDEYEKIVAKRQKDNFIVDDDGMGYVDNGVDFEDDYEDDYAPSSSKNSNSSKKGEKKPKKDKKKGGLHAFLSTTSTKKPIDESVVKAEFDDDEEVKNMLEQLGSSDEEAEEKPKATPANPFKRGRKFDSPSGSDSLAPRPIAKKAKREATGLAEHKFQRHVKVDEDEDYGIPDDYPVASPVTSPVKTEKMAEVEAPTAPAIQKIEETVKMETEHLEEVEDSLAKFRVIEDWTGGSSSQEDEDVKVEVKTGSEAFYTMGGEDNTTKAIRMYWIDAYEDVHKANGTVYLFGKVKTSGNAWETCSIVVKNICRKVYFMPRTKNLSTGEESSLAELHKEIGDVLRNKFNTHEFKCKMVEKELIRDESFGYGCGTKSPLMEVLYPAEKGKLPSDLKGDTFSNTFNTSVTPLERLLIEKKFMGPGWIELYNYSDPKAKTSNCKYEFEVDMEKMRNIKYLESSDAPPPTIKLLALNVVTTLNDRKDNEICMISMLFNPKCDLAHPSGDSKDLKPKCLVTKPPGGSLPYDIQKRLETEKLSKFVKSVANEKALLTLFLAMINEDEPDMIVGHDLSATIALLVSRLEKLKLPNWSRISRLKRSINIGKIGHSKSGQWELTAGRMMLDSKLAAMELVKSRSFDLTELSQQILGAERREIYANEIPQLYVDSKDLISLINWSWNDLLLSLRIVVRLNALPLYIQISQIVGGIASRTMMGGRAERNEYLLLHAFEKADLIAPDKYNSSESKKKKEESQEGDEKKSGKAQYSGGLVLEPKKGLYETLILLLDFNSLYPSIIQEYNICYTTLEYSKDSDEQLSVPQSTDIEGVLPREIRKLVECRRDVKSLMKSERNEAKKKQMDIRQMALKLTANSMYGCLGFQYSRFYAKPLAALVTAKGREILMHSKDLVEKMGYSVVYGDTDSIMINTNSVDLVAAKKLGNEIKKAVNKCHRLLELDLDGVFKRMLLLKKKKYAALTINPDTKVEAKELKGLDIVRRDWSQLAKETGTAVVDKILDASLTRDEMVSSIDDLLREIRAKLDSGTVPLEMFQISKQLTRNPEQYADVKAQCHAAVAQRLNKSGKFNLRHNDIVEYVICEDGTDNPATQRAYHRTEMAENSALKIDLLYYLAQQIHPVVSRLVEPIEETDAVRIAENLGLDSTNYRRAAAAQASQRAAEEDCAWHQENYDLCEGIHVICPLDGCGHSNVIRETFDCVTDASSPRLLFSGCAQCQGSWDLQEHQAVIGNQVDRQMSEFVARHHLAAFKCDEPTCEFKTRVQTMKWCREGLECIRCSTGVLRREYTSKQLFDQQMFFRTILDVDAAVRKLSDAQKKAAKVRVEYNGCKIDSMMLADRINEKYLEKNAYNRVDLSYIFAPMMKIQ; this comes from the exons aTGTCCGACTCGGAAAACCATGCAGAATCGGATGTTAGACGCTCGTCTCGCCGCTGTGGAGTCAGTCAAAAGAAGTCGAAGGAGCTGTCTGCAATTGAGCAGCTGAAATTGGCGCGATCAACAGGAAAAGCCTATCGCCCAGAG cTCGACGTGGAGGACGTCTACGACAcggttgatgatgatgagtaCGAGAAAATCGTTGCAAAACGACAAAAGGACAATTTTATTGTCGATGATg atggaatGGGCTACGTAGACAACGGTGTAGACTTTGAAGATGACTACGAAGACGATTATGCGCCCagttcttcgaaaaattcaaattcctcgAAAAAAGGCgagaaaaagccgaaaaaagaCAAGAAAAAGGGAGGACTTCATGCATTCCTCTCCACAACCTCCACCAAGAAGCCGATCGACGAGTCTGTGGTGAAAGCCGAGTTTGACGACGATGAGGAGGTGAAAAATATGCTGGAGCAGCTGGGAAGCAGCGATGAGGAGGCCGAGGAGAAGCCGAAGGCGACCCCAGCGAATCCGTTCAAGCGGGGACGAAAATTCGACTCACCGAGCGGCTCGGATTCACTGGCTCCACGGCCGATTGCTAAGAAGGCCAAGAGAGAGGCGACCGGGCTCGCCGAGCACAAATTCCAGCGGCATGTGAAGGTTGATGAGGATGAGGATTATGGGATTCCAGATGATTATCCAGTGGCTTCTCCGGTGACTTCTCCAGTGAAAACGGAGAAAATGGCAGAAGTCGAAGCTCCAACAGCTCCAGCGAtccagaaaatcgaagaaacagtgaaaatgGAGACCGAGCATCTGGAAGAAGTCGAGGATAGTCTGGCGAAGTTCCGTGTCATTGAAGACTGGACAGGCGGGAGCAGCAGTCAGGAGGACGAAGATGTGAAGGTCGAGGTGAAAACCGGATCCGAAGCCTTCTACACGATGGGCGGCGAGGACAACACCACCAAAGCGATCCGTATGTACTGGATCGATGCCTACGAGGATGTTCACAAGGCCAACGGCACCGTCTATCTCTTCGGAAAGGTCAAAACCAGCGGTAACGCCTGGGAGACCTGCTCAATCGTTGTGAAGAACATCTGCAGGAAGGTCTACTTTATGCCTCGCACCAAGAATCTCAGCACCGGAGAGGAGTCGAGCCTTGCCGAGCTTCACAAGGAGATCGGAGATGTTCTGCGGAACAAGTTCAACACACACGAGTTCAAGTGTAAGATGGTGGAGAAGGAGCTGATCCGTGACGAGAGCTTCGGCTACGGATGCGGCACGAAGAGCCCGTTGATGGAAGTGCTCTATCCGGCGGAGAAGGGGAAGCTTCCCAGTGATCTTAAGGGTGACACATTCTCCAACACCTTCAACACATCAGTCACTCCGTTGGAACGGTTGCttattgaaaagaaatttatgGGTCCTGGATGGATTGAGCTGTATAACTATTCGGATCCCAAAGCGAAGACCTCGAATTGCAAGTATGAGTTTGAGGTTGATATGGAGAAGATGCGGAATATCAAGTATCTGGAATCCTCTGACGCACCACCGCCGACGATCAAGCTTCTCGCCCTGAACGTTGTCACAACGCTCAACGATCGGAAGGACAATGAGATTTGCATGATTTCGATGCTTTTCAATCCGAAATGCGACTTGGCTCATCCGAGTGGTGATAGTAAGGATTTGAAGCCGAAATGCCTCGTCACAAAGCCTCCCGGTGGATCTCTCCCCTATGACATCCAAAAGCGCTTGGAAACTGAGAAACTCTCGAAATTCGTGAAAAGTGTTGCTAATGAGAAGGCACTGCTCACCCTGTTCCTGGCGATGATCAATGAAGATGAACCTGATATGATTGTGGGACACGACTTGTCGGCGACAATTGCCTTGTTGGTTTCAAGACTTGAAAAGCTCAAGCTGCCGAATTGGTCTAGAATTTCTCGTTTAAAACGGTCAattaatattggaaaaatcggaCATTCAAAATCAGGCCAATGGGAGCTCACAGCGGGGAGAATGATGTTGGACTCGAAGCTTGCCGCGATGGAACTTGTTAAATCTCGAAGCTTTGATCTCACAGAGCTCTCTCAACAGATCCTTGGAGCCGAGCGCCGTGAGATTTACGCCAATGAGATTCCGCAGTTGTACGTGGATTCCAAAGATCTGATCAGTCTGATCAATTGGTCTTGGAACGATCTTCTACTATCACTTCGGATCGTTGTTCGGCTTAACGCTCTGCCACTCTACATTCAAATCTCGCAGATTGTCGGTGGAATCGCTTCGAGAACGATGATGGGAGGACGTGCCGAGAGGAATGAGTATCTGTTGCTTCACGCGTTCGAAAAAGCGGATCTCATCGCACCGGATAAGTATAATAGCTCGGAGagcaagaaaaagaaggaggaGAGCCAAGAAGGAGACGAGAAGAAGAGTGGAAAAGCACAATATTCGGGTGGTCTGGTGTTGGAGCCGAAGAAGGGACTCTATGAGACATTGATCTTGCTGCTCGATTTTAATTCATTGTATCCAAGCATTATTCAAGAGTATAATATTTGTTATACGACGTTGGAGTACTCGAAG gaCAGCGACGAGCAGCTCTCAGTACCACAGAGCACAGATATCGAAGGAGTTCTACCACGTGAAATTCGAAAGCTTGTAGAATGCCGTCGAGACGTGAAATCTCTTATGAAAAGCGAACGAAATGAGGcaaaaaagaagcaaatgGATATTCGTCAAATGGCTTTAAAACTCACTGCCAACTCAATGTACGGATGTCTTGGATTTCAGTATTCAAGGTTTTACGCGAAGCCTCTAGCGGCACTGGTAACTGCAAAAGGACGAGAAATTCTGATGCATTCAAAGGATCTTGTAGAGAAAATGGGTTATTCTGTAGTCTATGGAGATACGGATTCAATTATGATTAATACGAATTCAGTGGATTTGGTGGCGGCAAAGAAGCTTGGAAATGAGATTAAAAAGGCTGTTAACAAGTGTCATCGGCTCTTGGAGCTTGATCTTGATGGAGTTTTTAAGCGAATGTTGCtcttgaaaaagaagaagtacGCCGCGTTGACGATTAATCCGGATACGAAGGTTGAGGCGAAAGAATTGAAAGGATTGGATATTGTTAGAAGAGATTGGTCACAGTTGGCTAAGGAGACTGGAAC AGCCGTCGTCGACAAGATCCTTGACGCTTCACTGACCCGCGACGAGATGGTCTCATCGATCGATGATCTACTGCGTGAAATTCGTGCAAAACTGGATTCTGGCACGGTTCCACTGGAAATGTTCCAAATTAGCAAGCAGCTAACTCGAAATCCTGAACAATATGCCGATGTGAAGGCTCAATGCCATGCGGCAGTTGCTCAGCGGCTTaataaaagtggaaaattcaatttgaggCATAATGATATTGTGGAATATGTCATTTGTGAAGATGGAACTGATAATCCGGCAACACAACGAGCCTATCATCGGACTGAAATGGCTGAGAATTCGGCACTTAAAATTG atctcCTCTACTATCTGGCTCAACAAATTCATCCAGTCGTATCGCGGCTCGTCGAGCCCATCGAGGAAACCGACGCAGTccgaattgccgaaaatctcgGTCTGGATTCGACCAATTATCGACGAGCTGCGGCGGCTCAAGCTTCACAGCGAGCAGCAGAAGAAGATTGCGCGTGGCACCAAGAG aattatgaTTTGTGCGAAGGAATTCATGTGATTTGTCCACTCGATGGGTGCGGTCATTCAAATGTGATTCGAGAGACATTTGATTGTGTG ACTGATGCCTCGTCTCCCCGCCTTCTATTCTCCGGATGTGCTCAATGTCAAGGATCATGGGATCTTCAGGAGCATCAAGCAGTGATTGGGAATCAAGTTGACCGACAAATGTCGGAATTCGTCGCCAGACATCATCTCGCAGCGTTTAA ATGCGATGAGCCAACGTGTGAATTCAAAACTCGCGTACAAACGATGAAATGGTGTCGAGAAGGACTCGAATGTATTCGATGCTCAACTGGTGTGCTCCGTCGTGAATACACTTCAAAACAGCTTTTCGATCAGCAAATGTTCTTTCGAACAATTCTCGATGTCGACGCGGCTGTACGAAAGTTGAGCGACGCCCAGAAAA aagccGCCAAAGTCCGTGTCGAATATAATGGGTGCAAAATCGATTCAATGATGTTGGCTGATCGAATCAATGAGaaatatttggagaaaaatgcCTATAATCGAGTGGAtctttcatatatttttgcgccaatgatgaaaattcaatga
- the Y47D3A.31 gene encoding BAR domain-containing protein (Confirmed by transcript evidence), with the protein MFSRLKQKVKEKTGRSKATVLPAEIDEALIYFKSLKPRVQDLYKHMANLNDVANWQVKANFSGPLENYALLGDRINVQPFINCVDTRMEAEVESMDKVLAICERYKAFTQNESKLHTNTIANLNKTRLDMDSAANKYASNDTDVNRTRFDDATREFEVACDRMRELAISIQTIEETHSMWQDELMREIKAGMRKPN; encoded by the coding sequence ATGTTCAGTCGACTAAAGcaaaaagtgaaagaaaaGACGGGCAGAAGCAAGGCGACAGTGCTTCCCGCCGAAATCGACGAGGCGTTGATCTACTTCAAATCTCTGAAGCCCCGCGTCCAGGATCTCTACAAGCACATGGCAAATCTGAACGACgtggcaaattggcaagtgAAAGCCAACTTTTCAGGCCCACTGGAGAACTATGCTCTGCTCGGAGATCGTATCAACGTGCAACCGTTCATCAATTGTGTCGACACGCGGATGGAGGCAGAAGTCGAGTCGATGGATAAGGTGCTGGCGATTTGTGAGCGGTACAAGGCGTTCACACAGAACGAGAGTAAGCTTCACACAAATACAATTGCCAATTTGAATAAGACACGTCTCGATATGGATAGTGCTGCGAACAAGTACGCCAGCAACGACACTGACGTCAATCGGACTCGGTTTGATGATGCCACTCGTGAGTTTGAGGTGGCTTGTGATCGGATGCGTGAGTTGGCGATAAGTATTCAGACAATTGAGGAGACTCATTCCATGTGGCAAGATGAATTGATGCGGGAGATAAAGGCCGGAATGAGGAAACCGAAttga
- the Y47D3A.1 gene encoding F-box C protein (Confirmed by transcript evidence): MSLSRIYRNQFTPVGDNSSNSMKVFTNQRIVDNILKYVKGDMNNRLKSRLVNKAFNFGIIHSIRIEHQTVIFHKPTRCDIIRRCPNCTVNLNSVELNVKNIRKYARFLKQTMKITVFKIIIEDLEFSCIDREIIHLALNDLFTDSDYERVEEFIGVDNICIAGCGECRKMIQNCKVYGPIQLDIFQSVMGQKRSFDALQITDEDLYVLLWLNKQKDPKLVENFINSIITCSKFTIFLTSIFEKKELGHSLPRELVDMLITKWNVKTVEIGFKNVTNDDFYQNTDYIDPKAKFYVDYRTQQRSMYTLDVVEINIKLTRIMEKCHGSLFNNFVPNVRTIFPSNKITLKLSKEVCKVLMNPDNVEDFISGVILMAQNDDHPNSHISLKLYPQQLRFRLITSFLCDNLVKLFGFWSLKSVSKISENERGKSFHFFNRSINCNINFDVVYSFDVVEYVD; this comes from the exons ATGAGTTTGTCAAGAATTTATAGAAACCAATTTACGCCTGTTGGCGACAATTCTTCT AACAGCATGAAAGTGTTCACAAATCAAAGAATCGTCGACAATATTCTGAAATATGTGAAAGGAGATATGAACAATCGGTTGAAGTCACGT CTGGTCAACAAAGCATTCAATTTTGGAATCATTCATTCGATTCGAATAGAGCATCAAACAGTGATCTTTCACAAGCCTACTCGTTGTGATATTATTAGAAGATGCCCAAATTGTACAGTGAACTTGAATTCGGTAGAGCTTAATGTTAAGAACATACGAAAGTATGCGAG GTTCTTGAAACAAACGATGAAGATAACGgtattcaaaataataattgaagaCTTGGAATTCAGTTGTATTGATAGAGAAATTATTCATTTGGCTCTCAATGACTTATTTACAGATTCAGATT ATGAGAGAGTCGAAGAATTTATTGGAGTTGATAATATCTGCATTGCAGGATGTGGcgaatgtagaaaaatgattcaaaactGTAAAGTATACGGGCCAATTCAACTGGACATATTTCAAAGTGTAATGGGGCAAAAACGAAGCTTTGATGCATTACAGATCACAGACGA AGATCTCTACGTATTATTATGGCTTAACAAGCAGAAGGATCCGAAGctagttgaaaactttatcAACTCGATCATCACttgctcaaaatttacaatttttctaacaTCTATATTCGAAAAGAAGGAATTGGGACATTCTCTACCGAGAGAGCTTGTGGATATGTTAATAACAAAATGGAATGTaaaaactgttgaaattggGTTCAAAAATGTGACGAACGACGATTTCTATCAGAATACTGATTATATTGATCCAAAAGCTAAATTCTATGTGGATTACCGGACTCAACAACGTTCAATGTACACATTGGATGTAGtggaaattaatataaaactCACAAGAATAATGGAAAAGTGTCATGGATCACTATTTAACAATTTTGTTCCAAATGTTCGCACGATATTCCCATCCAACAAGATCACTTTGAAACTCTCGAAGGAAGTTTGCAAAGTGCTCATGAATCCTGACAACGTTGAGGACTTCATTTCAGGAGTTATTTTGATGGCTCAAAACGATGATCACCCTAATTCACATATTTCTCTAAAGTTATATCCCCAGCAATTACGTTTTCGTTTGATTACTTCGTTTTTATGTGATAATCTAGTTAAGTTATTTGGTTTCTGGAGCTTaaaatcagtttcaaaaatttctgaaaatgagagagGTAAatcctttcattttttcaaccgATCAATTAATTGTAACATCAACTTCGATGTGGTATATTCTTTTGATGTTGTTGAATATGTAGATTGA
- the pha-1 gene encoding FTH domain-containing protein (Confirmed by transcript evidence) → MNTPNSSCTILFENLYDNDLALKLFNNRTIVDNILRNVKGDINNRLELRLVNKSFNLAAIHVIRKENRTVVFHKFNRCDRLHKISPCPDCSVHLNSVKLNKKNIFQYARFLKQTMKIMVIKIRIEDSKRVCCMITDVHQVIHKSLIGSDYDKVEEFVGIDQISFSTCIPCEKIAANCKVFGPVQNDMFNAILRLKHHYDVLQVKDMRLYKLMILNKEDPTVVEDFINSNITCSKLTIFLMYMYEKEAFGYSLPREFLDLLIKKWNVKTVEIVPRQDQPIPYYFHCNTDFIVPKAKFYVDYWTQPRSKYTLDGVEIDLQLTKVVEQQIKNRKSLFDNFIANARRIFPSNKITVRFSKEVCQEMMSQGNVEDFISGIILMTQKDAQPNSHISLKLYPEEVDAPLIDSFLRENFEKKFDSWNLETVSDSSANLPAEKCYQFFNQSTNCKIIFYICC, encoded by the exons ATGAATACTCCTAATTCAAGCTGCACAAtccttttcgaaaatttatac GACAATGATCTCGCCTTGAAATTGTTTAACAATCGAACAATCGTCGACAATATTCTGAGAAATGTGAAAGGCGATATAAACAATCGACTGGAGCTTCGT TTAGTCAACAAATCATTCAATTTGGCAGCCATTCATGTGATTCGAAAAGAGAATCGAACTGTGGTATTTCACAAGTTTAATCGTTGTGACAGACTCCATAAAATTTCTCCATGTCCAGATTGTTCAGTCCACTTGAATTCTGTGAAGCttaataagaaaaacataTTCCAATATGCAAG GTTCTTAAAACAAACCATGAAGATTATGGTAATCAAAATACGAATCGAAGACTCAAAAAGAGTATGCTGTATGATTACCGATGTTCATCAAGTTATTCATAAATCATTGATAGGTTCAGATT atGATAAGGTTGAAGAATTTGTTGGTATTGATCAAATATCTTTTTCTACATGTATTCCATGTGAAAAGATAGCTGCAAATTGCAAAGTATTCGGACCAGTTCAAAATGACATGTTCAATGCTATTCTGAGACTAAAACACCATTATGATGTTTTACAGGTCAAAGACAT gaGACTCTACAAATTAATGATACTTAACAAAGAAGATCCGACAGTAGTTGAAGACTTTATCAATTCGAATATCACATGCtcaaaattaaccatttttcTAATGTATATGTACGAAAAGGAGGCATTTGGATACTCTCTACCAAGGGAGTTTCTGGATTTATTGATTAAGAAATGGAATGTGAAAACTGTGGAGATTGTTCCAAGACAAGACCAACCAATACCTTACTATTTCCATTGTAACACTGATTTTATTGTGCCAAAAGCCAAGTTTTATGTGGATTACTGGACTCAACCAAGGTCAAAATACACATTGGATGGCGTTGAAATTGATCTACAACTCACAAAAGTAGTCGAACAACAAATAAAGAATCGGAAATCACTATTCGATAATTTTATTGCCAACGCTCGCAGAATCTTTCCCAGCAATAAGATCACTGTAAGATTCTCGAAGGAAGTTTGCCAAGAGATGATGAGTCAAGGAAATGTTGAAGATTTTATATCGGGAATAATATTGATGACTCAAAAGGATGCTCAACCTAACTCGCATATATCTCTCAAATTATATCCTGAAGAAGTAGATGCCCCTTTAATTGATTCGTTTCTAcgtgaaaatttcgagaagaAATTTGATTCTTGGAACCTCGAAACCGTTTCAGACAGTTCTGCAAATCTCCCAGCAGAAAAATGTTATCAGTTTTTCAACCAGTCAACAAATTGtaagattattttttatatttgttgCTAA